ATAAGTGCTAATCTTAAACTCGATTACAAGCTCGATGAGAGTAGCTCAGTGTATGTTGCATTAGGACAGGGAATAAGAGTTCCAGATGCGCAAGAGCTCTATTTTATTGGTTTTATGATGGGTAACTGGAGTCGCAAAGGAAATCCAAATCTCCAAGAGACAAAAAATAGAGAGCTAGACATTGGACTTAAAACTACACTTTTTGACACAGAGCTTGAAGCCTCTATATTTTATAGCGATCTTAAAGACTATATTTATGGATATAGAACCAATAGAGGCAATAAAGATCCAAAAAAATATTACCTCACTTGGACAAATATTGATGCACATCTTTATGGAGGTTCACTCTCATTACGCCGCTCTTTGGGAGATTATATGATGATTGAGGGAGCTATCAGTTATCAAAAAGGTAAAAAGGATGATACTATAGCTGGACAAACAGATGATGATCTAGCACAAATCCCGCCACTACATGTGAGAGTTGCATTGAGTTATGATGATGGAGAGTATTACGTAATGGTAGAAGAGCTTGCAAGTGCAGGCTGGAAAGATTATGATAGTGATAATGGAGAAAGAGCAATCGGTGGATGGGGTGTTATGAATGTAAAGGCATCTAAAGATTTAAGTGATACAATATCACTCAATGTGGGTATAGATAATATCTTTGATAAAACATATGCAGTCAATAATACATATATTGGGCGCTCTTTGATTGGGTGGAGAAATCCTGTTCTTATAAATGAACCTGGAAGATTTATTTATGCAAATCTTACCATGAGATTTTAAGGAGCTACTATAAATACAATAGATTTTTTAAGTATCATAAGTGTTGCTTTTTTAGGTAGTTTAGGACATTGTGTAGGTATGTGTGGCGGGTTTGTTATTGCTTATACCACTGCAAAAGTCGATCCTGCTAAAGGAAAACTCTGGGGTGGGGTGGCGCATCTTGCTTATAATATTGGAAGAATTACCTCTTATGCAATCATTGGAGCCTTTTTTGGATATTTAGGCTCCATTATGCTCATTTCAAAAACTCTTCATGGATCCCTCTATATAATAGTTGGGATTTTTATGGTTCTTATGGGATTGTCACTTTCAGGGAATTTACGTTTTCTGACTTCCATTGAAGCGAGCCTCACGCAGTACTCTTTTTTTCGGACAATATTTTCAAAACTGATTCATTCAAAAAGTCTATGGAGCTTTTTTTTATTAGGAATGCTCAATGGCTTTTTGCCTTGTGGTCTTGTCTACTTCTTTGCTGCATCCGCAGCTGCAACTGGAAGTCCTTTTTGGGGAGCAGTTGTAATGCTTATCTTTGGACTCTCTACTGTTCCTGTGATGTTTGGTTTGGGTACTGTTGCGGGGTTTTTAAAAAGTTCAAGTTTTCGGCTTTTAATGCTAAAGCTCGCCTCTTTAATTATTGCTGTTTATGGAATATATCTTCTCTATAAAGGATACTGGTTTATTACTGATCCCCATGCTTCGATTCATACCTGCCACTAAAATTTTTGTACAATTAGTAGTATGAAAGAACCAATTAAACAAATTAGGCTATTACTTGTTTCAAATAATGAAGAGTTACAGACTCTTTTGCAAAAATATGTCAACGATTTAACAGTAGCAAAGAGTGAAGAAGAAGCTAAAAAGCAGTTTCACTCCAGTCCTGCAGATATCATTGTATGCGATCTTGCGGACTCTTTAGAGTTTTGTAAAGAGCTTAAGAAACAAGCTCCTACAGTCCCTGTAATATTTATTGGTCCAAAAGATGAGGATCTCCTTTATGAAGCGATAAATGCCCAAATTGATAGATACTTTCTCAAGCCTTATGATTTTAAACAGCTTAAAAAAACCCTACAAGAGTTTGAGACAAAGATCTTTATGCAAAAAGTAAAAGAGTACAATACTTTCATGCTTCATCAATATAAAAATGCAATTGATAGTAGCAATATTGTCTCTAAAACAGATATCAACGGCATTATTACATATGTTAATGATGAGTTTTGTAAAATTTCTGGATACACGAAAGAGGAGTTATTAGGAAAAAATCACAATATTGTCCGCCATCCAGATGTTCCTAAAGAGAATTTCAAACGTTTTTGGGATACGATACTGTCAAAAAAGATATGGAAAGGTACAGTTAAAAACAGAGCTAAAGATGGAACAACATTTTATGTCAATACTACTGTAATACCAATTCTTGATTGGAATGGAGATATTACAGAGTTTGTTGCAATTCGCTACGATGTCACAAATAGTGTTAAACTGCAAGAAAAACTGCAAAAAAAAGAGAGAGAGTTAGAAACACTCAATAAAGAGTTAGAAAAAAGGGTTGAAGAAAAGACGAAGCAGTTGCGAGAATTAAATCTCACTCTTGAAAAAAGAGTAGAGTGTGAAGTGACGAAAAATAGGGAAAAAGATAGAATGATGTTTCAGCAGGCTCGTCTCGCTTCATTAGGTGAAATGCTTGGCAACATCGCACATCAATGGCGTCAACCTTTGATGGAATTGGGAATACTTCTCTATAAGATAAAAAAACTCAGCAGTGATGAAAAGATTGATGAGATTTATGAAAAAGGTACCGCAATTTTAGAGAAGATGTCGCAAACAATAAGCGATTTTCAAAATTTTTTTAGTCCTGATAAGAAAAAAGAGCGTTTTAATGTGGCAGAAGTAATTAAAAATACCCAAGCAATTATGGAAGGAGTTCTCAAAAAAAGTGGAATTGCAGTGAATTTACAATATGAAGAGGATATAGAGGTTGAAGGGTATAAAAACGAGTTTTCTCAAGTAATACTCAATATTATAAGCAACGCCAAAGATGCTCTCATTGATGCTAATCCTCCACAAAAAATTATCAATATATCAATGAAAACTTCTCAAAATAGTCTGACAATAGAGATTGAAGATAATGGAGGAGGCATTTCTCCTCATATTATAGAAAAGATTTTTGAGCCATATTTTACAACCAAGCAGCATAAAAAGGGTACGGGACTTGGGCTTTATATGTCAAAGATGATAATAGAAGAGAGTATGGGAGGAGAGTTAGGGGTGAAAAATGGCAAAAGTGGTGCCAAATTTATAATAAAACTTCCTGTAAAGGTGTAAAAATGGATTGTGTATCAATTTTAAAAAATTTAGATGTTTTATATGTAGAAGATGAAAATCAAATAAGACAGATGATGCAAGATGTATTGCAAGAGGATTTTCACAGTTTCGATACTGCTGCAGATGGAAAAGAGGGCTTAGAAAAATTTCAGCAAAAGCATTTCGATTGTGTTGTGACAGATATTGAAATGGAAGGAATGGATGGTCTGACATTAGCAGAAAAAATTAAAGAGATTGATGAGGATGTTGTAGTTATTCTCCTTACAGCATATAGTGAAAAAGAGAGACTGTTTAAAGCAATTGATATAGGAGTCAATAAATATCTTGTCAAACCCTTTACACCGGAAAAACTTTTGCAAACAATATGTGATATTTTTAGTAAGAAGCTAGCAAAAGAGCATATTGTAGATTTTGGTAATGGATATCTTTATAATCCACAAACTGCACAAGTTAAAAAAGAAGATGAGGTTATAAAATTAACAAAAAAAGAGAAGCTTTTTTTAGATTTATTGCTAGAAAATCGTGAACATATTGTTTCCTTTCAAGAGATTGAAACACATGTATGGGAAGAGGGTGAATTTAGTGAAAACGCTCTTAGAACCCTTGTAAAGAGACTTCGCAAAAAACTCTTTAAAGAGCTCATTGTCAACTATTCTGGCCTCGGCTACAAGATCAACTTAAATAAGTCTTAAATTACAAACTAATAAAAATTTGTGTGCTGTTTAAGCTTTATTACAACTTCTTTGTCTTATAATTATTCCCGTAAAGGTATGTCAATTTTGTGACAAATTCTATAGGAGGTATTAGATGCAAAATCCTGCAATCGAGTATGATTATACCGTTGCAAAGTGGTTTAGCTATTTGGCCATTTTGTTCGGTATATTGGGGATGGGTATAGGCGTATGGATTGCCTTTGAATTAGCTTTTCCTGAGCTAAACTATGTTGCTGGTGAGTATACTCTCTTTAGTCGACTTCGACCAATCCACACTAATGTAGTGGCATACGGTTTTACGCTCAGCGGTATTTGGGCTACGTGGTATTACGTAGGTCAAAGAGTTTTAAAGGTAAGTCTTGCAGAGAGTAAATTTTTGCAAGGTATTGCGAAGCTACATTTTTGGCTCTATTTCATTACTGCACTCTTGGCAGTTGTCTCTTTGCTTGTACGATATACAACTTCAAAAGAGTATGCGCAGTTTGAATGGCCTCTAGATATTCTAGTAGTAGTTATCTGGGTGCTCTGGGGTATCTCTATTTTTGGACTTATAGGTATTAGAAGAGAAAAAACACTTTACATCTCTATGTGGTATTACATCGCAACTTTCCTTGGTGTTGCAATGCTTTACCTATTTAATAATATGGAAGTTCCAACATATCTTATTACCGGAATGGGTGATCCACTTCATTCAGTAAGTATGTATGCTGGAACCAATGATGCGATGGTGCAATGGTGGTTTGGACACAATGCTGTTGCGTTTGTTTTCACAGTTCCTATTATTGCAATGATCTATTACTATTTACCAAAAGAGTCTGGACAACCAGTTTATTCATATAAACTTTCACTTTTATCTTTTTGGGGATTGATGTTTGTATATCTTTGGGCTGGTGGCCACCACTTGATCTACTCTACAGTACCTGATTGGATGCAAACTATGGGTTCAATCTTTTCTGTTATCCTTATTTTGCCTTCTTGGGGTAGTGCACTCAACATGCTTCTTACAATGAAGGGTGAATGGGGACAATTAAAAGAGAATCCACTTATCAAATTCATGGTTCTAGCATCAACATTCTATATGCTTAGTACACTTGAAGGTCCTATTCAGTCAATCAAATCAGTCAATGCACTTGCACACTTTACAGACTGGATTCCAGGACACGTACATGATGGTACTCTTGGATGGGTTGGATTTATGATCATTGCAGCTATTATGCATATGGCTCCAAGATTTTATAAACGAGAAATTTACAGCAAAAAACTTCTAGAAATGCAGTTTTGGCTTCAAACAACAGGTATCGTACTTTATTTCTCAAGCATGTGGATTGCTGGTATTACACAGGGTATGATGTGGAGAGCAGTTGACCAATATGGTAACCTAGCATACTCATTCATCGATACTGTTACAGTTCTTCACCCATACTATACACTAAGAGGTATTGGGGGACTCTTTTATTTCATAGGTCTATTTATGTGGGCATATAATTTCTATAAAACAATGACAGCGGCAAAAGCGATTGAGAAAGAACCTCAATTTGCTTCACCGATGGCAGCATAAGGAGGCGAAATATGTTTGGATGGTTAGAAAGAAACCCGTTTTTCTTTGCAGTCGGTGTATTTGTAGTCATTGCTTTTGCTGGGCTTATCGAAATCGTTCCAGATTTCGCCCAGCAATCACGTCCAGTAGTTGGGGCAAAACCTTATAGTTTACTCGAGCTTGCTGGTAGACAGGTATATATTAAAGATAGTTGTAATGCGTGTCATTCACAGCTTATTCGACCATTTAAGAGTGAAACTGACCGCTATGGTATGTATAGTCTCAATGGTGAATATGCGTATGATAGGCCATTCCTTTGGGGCTCTAAAAGAACTGGACCAGATCTTCATAGAGTTGGTAACTATCGTACTAGTGATTGGCATGCAAACCATATGTGGGATCCAACAAGCGTAGTTCCAGGATCTATCATGCCAGCATATAAACATATGTTTACAAATGTAACTGATCTTGAAACTGCCTATGCAGAGGCATTAACTGTGAAAAAAGTATTCAATGTGCCATATGATAAAGATATTGACGGCGATGGCAAAGTAGATGTTCCTCTTGGAAGTTTTGAAGAAGCGAAAAAAAGAGCATTTGATTATGCTCTCAAAGTTGCTGAGGAAACAAAGCGTCAAGATCTTGTAGATATGGTAAAACAGGGAAAAATTCCTGAAATTGTGGCGCTTATAGCATATCTTAACAGGTTGCAATAATGGATGCAAAAACCATACAGGGAGTAATGTATATAGTATTTATCATTATTCTCACATTCATTCTGTATGGTTACATTATGCACCTCTATCGCAGTGAGAAAAAAGGTAAACGCAATTATGAAAAGTATGGGAAGATGGCGCTCGATGACGAGCTTTCATCTCCTCCAGTAGAGCCTTTAGAAGAAGAAAAAAGTAAGGAGTCAAAATGAATTGGTTAAGCGATAATGTCAACCAGTTGGCTCTGCTTGGTGCTGCCGCTATTTTGATTTTGACAATAGGTGTCGCAGCAAAATACTTCAAGCAGATAAAAGAAGGTAAAAGTGAAGGGGTTCTCAAGGAAGAGAACTGGGATGGTATAGGTGAGTATAAAAACAATTCTCCTATTGGCTGGTCTTTAGCTTTTATAGGAACAATAATCTGGGGTGTATGGTATTGGCTTGTTGGATATCCTCTCAATGCATATTCTCAAATTGGCGAATATAACGAAGAAGTTGCAGCACATGCAGCAAAGTTTGAAAGCAAATGGGCAAATCCAACAAAAGAGGATCTCCTTGGTATGGGTGAAGGTGTTTTTTTAGTACAATGTTCACCATGTCACGGCATTGATGGAACAGGAATTGAGGGAAAAGCACAAGACTTGACTAGACGTCTACTTAAAAAAGAGGTTCTTGATGTTATAAATAGAGGTTCAGAAGCGTTGGGAAATCCAAATGGACAATTTGGGTATCAACTAGGTATGATGCCTCCAGGACTTCTTTCAGGTGCCGATGCTGAAGCAGTTGCAGAGTATGTTGCCAATGGTTTCAAAGGTAATGACAAAGGTGCAGAACTATTCCAAACTGCATGTGCAAGTTGCCATGGACCTGATGGTAAAGGTATGAACGGCATGGCACCAAACTTGAGAGAGTACGACGATACAATCATTTCAAAAGTACTTGAAAATGGAAAACACGGTATCATTGGAAAAATGCCATCATTCAAAGGTAGACTTACTCCAGTACAACAAAAAGCGGTAGCAACATATATCCGCTCACTAAGTGAAGGAGCGTAAAATGGAAGGAAGAAGTATTTGGTCATTCCATGGCCTTACAGGATATTTTATAGCAGTAGCTCTATTGCTTAGTATTTTGGCATTTCTTTCAACAGCTGCTATCAAAACACAAAGTGCTACGGCGCAGCAAAGTTATGAGGTTAAAGATCCTTTAGGCATCAAAAAATTTGGTCCAGATCTTGAAAACGAGAAGCATATAATAGTACATGGTACACCTGTTGGTGGAGATAAACTTCATAAATATCAATTTGTAACGAAGTGATACAATGACACAGGCAGCACCAAAACCGAACCGAGCCAAGGAGTACCTCAAGAACTGGATACCATACAGATACAAGAGGTATATAGTATTTGGGCTCGTAACAGTAATCAGTTTGGTGCTGCCGTGGATACGAATAAACGGTAATCACTTCTTTTTGTTAAACTTTGATCATAAACAGCTGCACCTCTTTTTCGTGCGCTTTGATATGCAAGAGCTCTACTTGATGCCGTTCTTGCTTTGGATCTTGTTTTTTGGGATCTTCTTTATTACCACTCTAGGAGGGCGTGTCTGGTGTGGATGGAGCTGTCCACAGACAATCTTTCGTGTGATTTATAGAGACTTAATAGAGACAAAACTGCTGCATCTGAGAAAAAGAATTAGTAATAAGCAAATTGAGCCAGATATGAGTAAACCAGAGAATAAGGTGAAAAAGCTTATAGCAATCTTGCTCTGGTCAGTTCTAGCTTTCATCGCAGCAGCAGATTTTATCTGGTACTTCGTACCACCAGAGGACTTTTTCCAATATATTCAAGATCCGGCAAACCATACCATTTTAATGGGATTTTGGATTGGAACTGCTCTCTTTTTAATCGCAGATGTAGTATTTATTAAAGAGAATTTCTGTATCTATATCTGTCCTTACGCAAGAGTGCAGTCGGTGCTCTATGATGAAGACACCTTCCAAACAGTCTATGACTATAAAAGAGGTGGACGCATCTATGATGAGCATGGAAACCTCATAGTGCATAATAAAAAAGAGCTCAAAGCTCAAAAAGAGGAAGCTGAGTGTACCTTGTGTGAATCGTGCGTAAAAGTGTGTCCTACCCATATCGATATACGTAAAGGGATGCAGCTAGAGTGCATCAACTGCTTAGAGTGTGCAGATGCATGTACAAAAGTGATGGGAGCTTTAGGAAAAGAGAGCTTGGTGCGCTGGACAAGTTACCATGCATTAGAGACTGGTGAGAAGACAAGAGTCTTTCGCTTTAGAATCATTGCATATATTGTTATGCTCACTATTGCATTTGTAGCACTCTTTTGGATGGGAAGTAAAAAAGAGCATATGCTTCTCAATATCAATAGAACAAGCCAGCTCTATAAAATAGAGCCAGATGGGAGAGTAAAAAATACATACGTATTCCTCTTCCAAAATACAGAGAATAAAAAGCATAAGTACTACTTTGAAATAGTAAACAATAAAGATATTAAGATTGCAAGACCAAGTAAACCATTTAGTGTTATACCTGGTAAAAAAGTGAAAAAAGTTGTCATACTCTATACAGATAAGGTATTGGTAAAAAACACACAAAAAGATACACCAATACCAATCAAGATCAAAGCTTATGCGGTTGATGATCCGAAAAAGATTGTGGTCTATAGAGATACGATCTTTGTCTTCCCTCGTTGGGATATTTATCAAAAACATATTAAAAAATAGGAGGATATCATGGTAGATAAACTCGAAGCAATTATTGCATGGATGCTTCTCGGTACGGCAATTATTACTCTTTGGGCAGTTGCAACTCCACATCACGCTTATGTAGGTTGATGCCGTTGCAAGGTTTTTTTCAAAGGGCTTTTTTTGCCCTTTTCCTCTTAAGTACGTTGTTGTTTGGTGTTACACAAAACTTTATTCTTCTTAATGAAAATATTCTCCCTCAAAAGACAATCGAGAAGATCAATGCAATAGGAAATGAGCTCTATCAAAAGACTGGAGTTGGCGTTTTTGTAGCTGTTGTAAAAAAAATGCCTACTAAAAAAATTGTAGATTTTGAAAAGCAATTAACAAAAAAACTACAAGCTCCTTATGTATTATTGACATTAAGTGTTCAAGACAAGAAAGTAGATATTGTCAGTTCAAAAGATTTAGAAAGCAGTTTTGATAAAGAGGAGATTTTAAGTCCTCTTCCATGGAAAGGAAGTATTATTCCTCTACTCACTGCACACTTTAAAAATCAAAATGCTGCTATTGAAGCAGCAATCTTAAATGGTTATTCCGAAATAGCAGAGCAAATAGCAAAATATAAAAATGTTAATCTTAAAGAGGCTATAGGAAATACGAATAGAAATATTTATTATTGGTTGCGTATTCTCTTTTACTCTATAATAGCGTTGATTGTTTTAAATTTTATTTATAGGAGATATATAAAAGGATGAATAAAAACTATTGGCCTCATTTTATAATAGGACTTGTACTATTTGCAATTGGATTAGGCGTATGGACAGTTAAAACCGCAATAGATAACCCAGTAGAATTAGATGATACATATATGATGAAATATCAGCAGGTAGATAAAAATATCTATAATATTATGAAAATGAAAAAAGAGTTTAGTAAAAAATATAAGGTTGTACTACTAACAACAAAACTTGATTACCCAAATGCTACATTTCAATTTAAAATTTTGACTAAAGATGGAAAACCTGTAAGTGATGCTAAAGCAATGGTGCTTTTTACAAGACCAGATACTTCCAAATATGATATCAAAAA
The Nitratiruptor tergarcus DSM 16512 genome window above contains:
- a CDS encoding DUF4006 family protein: MEGRSIWSFHGLTGYFIAVALLLSILAFLSTAAIKTQSATAQQSYEVKDPLGIKKFGPDLENEKHIIVHGTPVGGDKLHKYQFVTK
- a CDS encoding TPM domain-containing protein, coding for MFGVTQNFILLNENILPQKTIEKINAIGNELYQKTGVGVFVAVVKKMPTKKIVDFEKQLTKKLQAPYVLLTLSVQDKKVDIVSSKDLESSFDKEEILSPLPWKGSIIPLLTAHFKNQNAAIEAAILNGYSEIAEQIAKYKNVNLKEAIGNTNRNIYYWLRILFYSIIALIVLNFIYRRYIKG
- a CDS encoding c-type cytochrome, yielding MNWLSDNVNQLALLGAAAILILTIGVAAKYFKQIKEGKSEGVLKEENWDGIGEYKNNSPIGWSLAFIGTIIWGVWYWLVGYPLNAYSQIGEYNEEVAAHAAKFESKWANPTKEDLLGMGEGVFLVQCSPCHGIDGTGIEGKAQDLTRRLLKKEVLDVINRGSEALGNPNGQFGYQLGMMPPGLLSGADAEAVAEYVANGFKGNDKGAELFQTACASCHGPDGKGMNGMAPNLREYDDTIISKVLENGKHGIIGKMPSFKGRLTPVQQKAVATYIRSLSEGA
- the ccoG gene encoding cytochrome c oxidase accessory protein CcoG produces the protein MTQAAPKPNRAKEYLKNWIPYRYKRYIVFGLVTVISLVLPWIRINGNHFFLLNFDHKQLHLFFVRFDMQELYLMPFLLWILFFGIFFITTLGGRVWCGWSCPQTIFRVIYRDLIETKLLHLRKRISNKQIEPDMSKPENKVKKLIAILLWSVLAFIAAADFIWYFVPPEDFFQYIQDPANHTILMGFWIGTALFLIADVVFIKENFCIYICPYARVQSVLYDEDTFQTVYDYKRGGRIYDEHGNLIVHNKKELKAQKEEAECTLCESCVKVCPTHIDIRKGMQLECINCLECADACTKVMGALGKESLVRWTSYHALETGEKTRVFRFRIIAYIVMLTIAFVALFWMGSKKEHMLLNINRTSQLYKIEPDGRVKNTYVFLFQNTENKKHKYYFEIVNNKDIKIARPSKPFSVIPGKKVKKVVILYTDKVLVKNTQKDTPIPIKIKAYAVDDPKKIVVYRDTIFVFPRWDIYQKHIKK
- the ccoN gene encoding cytochrome-c oxidase, cbb3-type subunit I, with product MQNPAIEYDYTVAKWFSYLAILFGILGMGIGVWIAFELAFPELNYVAGEYTLFSRLRPIHTNVVAYGFTLSGIWATWYYVGQRVLKVSLAESKFLQGIAKLHFWLYFITALLAVVSLLVRYTTSKEYAQFEWPLDILVVVIWVLWGISIFGLIGIRREKTLYISMWYYIATFLGVAMLYLFNNMEVPTYLITGMGDPLHSVSMYAGTNDAMVQWWFGHNAVAFVFTVPIIAMIYYYLPKESGQPVYSYKLSLLSFWGLMFVYLWAGGHHLIYSTVPDWMQTMGSIFSVILILPSWGSALNMLLTMKGEWGQLKENPLIKFMVLASTFYMLSTLEGPIQSIKSVNALAHFTDWIPGHVHDGTLGWVGFMIIAAIMHMAPRFYKREIYSKKLLEMQFWLQTTGIVLYFSSMWIAGITQGMMWRAVDQYGNLAYSFIDTVTVLHPYYTLRGIGGLFYFIGLFMWAYNFYKTMTAAKAIEKEPQFASPMAA
- a CDS encoding sulfite exporter TauE/SafE family protein, with the translated sequence MSVAFLGSLGHCVGMCGGFVIAYTTAKVDPAKGKLWGGVAHLAYNIGRITSYAIIGAFFGYLGSIMLISKTLHGSLYIIVGIFMVLMGLSLSGNLRFLTSIEASLTQYSFFRTIFSKLIHSKSLWSFFLLGMLNGFLPCGLVYFFAASAAATGSPFWGAVVMLIFGLSTVPVMFGLGTVAGFLKSSSFRLLMLKLASLIIAVYGIYLLYKGYWFITDPHASIHTCH
- a CDS encoding PAS domain S-box protein; amino-acid sequence: MKEPIKQIRLLLVSNNEELQTLLQKYVNDLTVAKSEEEAKKQFHSSPADIIVCDLADSLEFCKELKKQAPTVPVIFIGPKDEDLLYEAINAQIDRYFLKPYDFKQLKKTLQEFETKIFMQKVKEYNTFMLHQYKNAIDSSNIVSKTDINGIITYVNDEFCKISGYTKEELLGKNHNIVRHPDVPKENFKRFWDTILSKKIWKGTVKNRAKDGTTFYVNTTVIPILDWNGDITEFVAIRYDVTNSVKLQEKLQKKERELETLNKELEKRVEEKTKQLRELNLTLEKRVECEVTKNREKDRMMFQQARLASLGEMLGNIAHQWRQPLMELGILLYKIKKLSSDEKIDEIYEKGTAILEKMSQTISDFQNFFSPDKKKERFNVAEVIKNTQAIMEGVLKKSGIAVNLQYEEDIEVEGYKNEFSQVILNIISNAKDALIDANPPQKIINISMKTSQNSLTIEIEDNGGGISPHIIEKIFEPYFTTKQHKKGTGLGLYMSKMIIEESMGGELGVKNGKSGAKFIIKLPVKV
- a CDS encoding FixH family protein encodes the protein MNKNYWPHFIIGLVLFAIGLGVWTVKTAIDNPVELDDTYMMKYQQVDKNIYNIMKMKKEFSKKYKVVLLTTKLDYPNATFQFKILTKDGKPVSDAKAMVLFTRPDTSKYDIKKNAEVKNGMYTVRVKLPLAGRWNVLLKIEEGKLTVYEKYKLSTLREMKKLKNS
- a CDS encoding cytochrome c oxidase, cbb3-type, CcoQ subunit, whose translation is MDAKTIQGVMYIVFIIILTFILYGYIMHLYRSEKKGKRNYEKYGKMALDDELSSPPVEPLEEEKSKESK
- a CDS encoding response regulator transcription factor; this translates as MDCVSILKNLDVLYVEDENQIRQMMQDVLQEDFHSFDTAADGKEGLEKFQQKHFDCVVTDIEMEGMDGLTLAEKIKEIDEDVVVILLTAYSEKERLFKAIDIGVNKYLVKPFTPEKLLQTICDIFSKKLAKEHIVDFGNGYLYNPQTAQVKKEDEVIKLTKKEKLFLDLLLENREHIVSFQEIETHVWEEGEFSENALRTLVKRLRKKLFKELIVNYSGLGYKINLNKS
- the ccoO gene encoding cytochrome-c oxidase, cbb3-type subunit II, coding for MFGWLERNPFFFAVGVFVVIAFAGLIEIVPDFAQQSRPVVGAKPYSLLELAGRQVYIKDSCNACHSQLIRPFKSETDRYGMYSLNGEYAYDRPFLWGSKRTGPDLHRVGNYRTSDWHANHMWDPTSVVPGSIMPAYKHMFTNVTDLETAYAEALTVKKVFNVPYDKDIDGDGKVDVPLGSFEEAKKRAFDYALKVAEETKRQDLVDMVKQGKIPEIVALIAYLNRLQ